The Polaribacter sp. Q13 sequence AAAGTGTGGAAAGTCCAGTTTTTAAAGATCAGCCTTATTACGAGGCTTTTGATGATTTTATAAAAATATTAGAATAGTATTTACCTTAAAAAAATGTACGAGAGTAATTAGTTTTCTAATTTTCTCTCGTACATTTATATATATACTTTTAGCTAGAATAAGATGTTAGCTTTTGGTAAACAACTTTTTAGGTTATCAATATCAGCATCGTCTAACATTCTATTTCCACTAAAATTAATTAGTCCATTAAAAGACGCTTCTAGGTTACAGAAAGATTTTATATCACTTATATCATTTAACCTTAGAGTAATTTCTTCTACTGATTTTAAGCTAGAAACAGCATTTATAGCGCTTATATTGCAATTAGTTAAATTTAATTTTTTAAGATTAGTTAACGTATTTAAAAAATCAAAATTATTTTTTAAATCATTAGATGTTAAGTTTAATGAGGTTAAATTAGTTAAGTCTTTAATGTCTGAGAAATCTTCGATTAAGCTTTCTTCTAAATCTAAATCGATAAGTTGTTTTAAGCCTTTAATTATAGAAAGATCGGCTACTTCAGAACGTAGTATTTTTAATGTTGTTAAATTAGCAAGTCCAATTAACGGTGTTAAATCATCAATACTAGAATAATTTAATTCAAGAGATTCTAATTTAGAAAGAGTCTCTAACGGTGTTAAATCTTTAACACTAAGTTTAATATCGCAGGTGTTTGTGATCTTTAAATGAATAAGATTTGTGAAATTTTCTATACCAGATAAAGTTGTTACGTCTCCATCGTTATCAAAATCATTACATACTACTAAATCTAAAGAATCTATAGCTTTTATATCACTGTAAGATATATCTTCCTTTGTTATTGTTAAAGCTTCTTTAATACTTTTTTTTAAGTTATTATCTTTAAATTGGATAATAAAATTATCTTCAGGAACATTAGTATCACTTGGAGGAGTGTCCATGCTTGTCTCATTTTCTGTACAAGACATAAATAGCATTATAAGTGCTAGTGGTAAAAAGGTTGCTACTTTTTTAAATTGAATCATATTTTATATTTTAAAGTGTTAAGTGGGTATAATAACGACCTTGTTTATAATTTATTCTGTAAGTTTTAAATAAAATAAATGTTTTTTTAATCTCTAAGAATCATATTCAACTATACTCTCTCTAAAATTAAAAACCACTCTGTTGAGTGGTTTTTAAATAGTATAAAAACTATTTTAAATTAAAATACAATCATTTTTTAATGATATTTTTTTATTTGTTATGGATTTGTAGACCATAAAGAAGCACCTTTAAGCATGGCTCTTCTTGGTAATTTTAATCCAGCTACAATTAACTCAGCAAAATCTTCTGGCTGTAAAACAGAGTCTTCAGAATCTTTGTTTGCAATACCTAGTTCTATAGACATATCAGAAGCAATTGTACTTGGTGTTAGTGTACAAACTCTAATGTTGTTTTTACGAACTTCTTTCATTAAAGATTCCGACATACCTATAACTGCAAATTTAGAGGCAGAATATGCAGATGTAGTTGCGTTTCCAGATAGTCCTGCAGTAGACGCTACATTAAAAATATCACCTTCATTTTTATCAATTAAATAAGGTAAAACTTCTTTTGTTACATGATACATTCCCATAACATTGGTTTGTATAATTTGAGTCCATTTGCTAACTTCCATGTCGTTTAAAGAACCAAAAGCAGCAATTCCAGCATTGTTTACTAAAATATCTACAGTACCTAAAGCATCTATAATGTTTTTGATTCCTGTTTTAACTTCTTCGTAAACACCAACATCAAATACTTCATAAATAGCATTTACGCCAAATGCTTTTAGTTCAGAAACAGTTTCTTTTAAAACGGTTTCATTTCTACCTGTTATTGCTACCTCTATTCCTTCTTTTGCAAAGGCTATTGCGGTTGCTTTTCCTAATCCTCTTCCACCACCTGTTATAATGGCTTTTTTGTTTTTTAAATTTTCCATTTTTAAATTTTTAATAAAGATTTTTTTAAACAAAAAACCATCTGAATTTCAGATGGTTTTTAACTATTTTTTCAAAAAGAATTATTTATCAGAATCTTGCTCTAATAAATCAAAGAATTGATTTAATTTAGGCATAATAATAATTTTTGTTCTTCTGTTTTTCGCTTTATTAGCACTAGAGTTGTTAGGCACTAATGGTATGTATTGGCTTCTACCTGCAGCAATTAATCTAGCTGGAACTACTCCAAATTTATATTGTAAAACTCTTGTTATAGAAGTTGCTCTTAACACAGATAAATCCCAGTTATCTTGAATTAAATTTCTTTTTATTGGTGTAGTATCTGTATGACCTTCAATCATAACTTCCATTTCTGGTTGGTCATTAATTACTTTTGCAATTTTTTCTAAAACAGAGTATGCGCTAGTATTTACATTATAACTTCCGCTTTTAAACAATAGTTTATCCGAAATAGAAATAAATACTACTGTTTTTTCTACGTTTACTTCGATGTCTTTATCTTGAATTCCGTTTGTTAAGTTTTTAGTTAAATGATACTTAATAGCAAGATTTAATGAATCTTTTTGAGTCATTGCTTTTCTAACACCATTAATGTATTTGTCTTTTTCACTTAACTGTGAAATAACATTTTTAATATTATCAGAAGAAGATTGCGTTAAAACAGTTAAGTTTTCTACTTGTTTTAAAGCTCCTTTTTTATCTTCTTTTAGCGTTTTTACTTGTTCTGATAACGAGAATGCCTTAGTAGATTCTTTTTCGTTTTCAATTAAACACTTTTGTAAATTAGCTTTTACATTTACTAATTCTGTTTTAGTTTTGTCATGTTCTGTTTGTAGCGTAACAAATTCTTTTTTAGAAACACAAGAACTCACTACGATAGCAGTTAATAATAAGAATGATATTTTTTTCATTGATAAGATATTTAATTCAGTTAACAAATTTAACAAATTGTAGCTATAAAAAGTACTATTAATGATATTTTATGAAAACTTTATGTTCTACTTTTGTATAAAGATTCTAAAGGTTATGATGTCAAAATATAAAATTATTCTTATGCTGTTTATAATGGTTTTTTTTTCTTGTTCTAAAGAAGATAAGACTAAAGACTTTACATTAAAGGGATATGTTTTTGGAACATCCTATAAAATAACGTATTTAAATGGTGCTAAGAACTATCAAAAATCTATTGATAGTTTGTTTTTTTTAATGAACAAATCCTTATCAACTTATATCTCTAGCTCAGATATTTCTAGAATTAATAGAGGAGATTCTACGGTTGTTGTGGACGATTTATTTTTAGAAGTTTTTATGAAATCTAAAAGAATTTATAAAGAAACCGATGGTTATTTTGATCCAACTGTTGGAAATCTTGTAAATGCTTGGGGTTTTGGTCCTAAAAAAGAAAAAATAAATTTAACTAAAGATCAGGTAAAAGAAGAAATGCAATATGTTGGTTTAGATAAAGTAACTATTGTTGATGGTAAGGTTAAAAAACAAGATGCTCATATTTATTTAGATTTTAATTCTATAGCCAAAGGATTTGGAATTGATGAGGTAGCTCGTTTTTTTAATAGTAAAAATATTTCTAATTATTTAATAGAAATCGGTGGCGAAATACGTGCTAAAGGCATAAAAAAAGAAAACCACCCTTGGGTTATAAAGTTAGTCAATCCTATTAAAAAAGATAGTATAAAAGGGTATAGAAATATAAACTTATCTAATAAATCGATGGCTACTTCTGGTAATTATAGAAAATTTAGAGTTACCAAAGATGGACAAAAATATGTGCATACAGTAAATCCTAAAACAGGTTATGCAATAGAAAGTAATTTGTTAAGTGCGTCCGTAATAGCTAGTTTAGATTGTGCTGATACAGATGCTTATGCTACCTCTTTTATGGCAATGGGGCTTAATAAGGCAAAAGAATTTTTAAACAACCATAAAAATATAGATGCTATTTTATTGTATATGGATAAGAATGGTGTTTTAAAGGAATATAAGACAAATGCTTACTGGTAGTTAGGCTTTTACCTTCTGTTTTTGTTATATTGCATTTTAATTTATAACTTAGAATAATTGGTATTGCTATGAAAAAATTACTTCTTATACTTTTATGCTTAATTTCTTTTGCACTTACTAATGCTCAGTCTAATAAAGACATTGCTGGTGTGTATATAAAAAGAGCAAAGGAAGCTATAGAAACAAGTATTAATTACAAAGGGGCTTTGGTTCAATTTGAAAAAGCATTGAAGTATGTTGATACTATAACAGAAAGTGATTTAGCCACTCTAGCTTCATTAATCTATTATGAAAATCATTTATATCAGGAGACGGATAAAGAAAAACTAGATTTTTTAAAAAAGTCAGAAACTTACAATAAACAATACTTTTTACTTACTACAAATAAAGCTTCAGAAGAATATACGAATAACTTAGAGAATCTTATTTTAATTCAGGAAACAATTGAAGAGTTAGAAGCAAAGATGAAAAAGGAAGAATATGAGCGTATCAAGAAAGAAAAGGAGCACCAAAAAATAGACTCCTTAAAAATGTTTTGGAAGAAAAAGTCTGAATCGTTGTCTTTAAAAGTAGATAGTATTTATCGTTTTAATGCGAATAATGTTGCGTTATATTCGAAAGATGGAAATTTTGGAGTTGTAGATGATATGGGGAGAATTATTGTAGAAGCTACAGATTTTAAAGATGCAATTAGTTCTGAGGGTTTTATCCTTTTAAAAAATAAAAAAGAGGAAGCTAGTAAAATTTACTGTTTTAATACAAATGATAAAAAAGGTTTTCTTTTGCCAAATGTGTCAGAGTTTAATTCCCTTGCCACACATTATGGTCAGGTAATGTTGCCAAGAGGAAATGGAAGATTGGTTACTTACCCAAATAACTCTTTTGAACCAATGGTTTATGACTTAAATGTGAAAAAAATTGTTAGAATTTCTAATGAAACGGAACTCTTAAAAACCTTAAAAAGGGAAGATGTAATAGATAAATATAATAAAGATGGAGAAGTTAAAATAAACAAAGAATGGTATGATTTTGGAGGTCATTTAGGAGGGCGAATGCATCCATTATATTTTGATGGGAACCATAATGTACATTCTTTTTTATGTTCTACTAATAAAAAAATATTAAGTTCAGATGGTGGTTATGAGTATGTTGGTGCTTTTTATGAAGAAAAGTTTCAGGCAATTAAAAAAGGTAAAGTTATTTAGATAAACCAAGAAGGAGCTAAAGTAAGTGTTGCTAAAGATGCTTATGAGAAATATGTAGGAGATTCTAAAGTAGTGAAATTAGAGGGAGGAAAATACCAAATTTCTAGAAATAATGTAATTGTTATGGGAGATGAAGAGTTAGAGAAGTTGGGTGAGTTTTTAAGAAAAAATAAAGACAATTAATCTTTATAGCATACGGGGAGAATTTCTCCTTTCATTAAACAAAATCGTTCTAGTTTTTCTGGAGCGATTTTTTTTGTGTAATCAATTTCCTCAACTTTAAAACCTATAGAACGTAACTTGTTAAAATAATCTCTACCGTACACTCTTACATGATCATATTGTCCAAAAATCTCAGCACGCTTTTTTTTGTCTGTGATAGAATCATCTTCAAACGTTTTTTCTCTTGATAAATCTTGCGGAATCTGAAATATACCAAATCCACCTTTTTTCATTACTCTAAAAAGTTCTTGCATTGCCTTGGTGTCGTCTGTAATGTGTTCTAAGACATGATTACAGAAAACAACATCAAACGAGTTGTCATCAAAAGGTAAGTCGCAAATATCTGCTTTAACATCTGCAATTGGAGATTCTAAATCTGAAGTGGTATAAGTTAAGTTTTTTTGTTTTCTAAAAATATCTAAAAAACATTGTTCTGGCGCAATGTGTAAGGTTTTTAGTTTTTTGGTTGATGTAAAAAAGTCTGTCTCATCTCTTAAAAATAACCACATTAATCGATGTCTTTCTAAAGATAGGGTAGAAGGAGAAAGTGCGTTTTCTCGTTGCTTACCGTATCCGTAAGGTAAAAACTTACGAAAACTCTTACCATCTATAGGATCCGTAAATTTATCGCCCTTTAAAGAAAAAGCAATAATTGGCCTTACTAGATAACTAGCTTTTATTAACCAAGGTCTTGGGATGGTATTTAGAATGGATTTAAAAATAGACACGAATTACACGGATTACACAAAATGAGAGTTATAAAATTACTCTTTTGTAGGTTAAACTATCTTCACCAAAATTAACTAATAAGCCTAGTTTTATTTTTGATGCAGCTAAATAATTAAGAGTTTGTTTTATATGGCTGTTTGTTAAACATTCAATTGCTTTAATTTCAAGTATTATTTTATTATCGATAACAAAATCAGCAAAATAATAATGAGACAATTTTTCTCCTTTATATAATATTTGAAATTTTACTTCCCTTTGATATAAAATTCCACGTCTTTTAAATTCAATTTCTAAAGCATCACCATAAATAATTTCACTAAAACCTTTTCCTAATTCTTTATGAACTTCCATGCAGGAACCAATAATGTTATATGATTCCTGTTTATGTAGAAGTTCAGATTTCAATTTTTTTGGTGAAATTAAAGTTTATTTTTTAGTGACAATTAGTGAAATTAGTGTCTGTTTTATTGTCTGAATTCGTCTTCCTCATCGGTAACAATCCCTAATACGTCATGTACATATTTAAATGTAGAAAGAAGTTCTGGTTTTCCGTTAACAATAGCAACATCATGCTCAAAGTGGGCAGAAGGTTTGTTGTCTAAAGTTGTAATTGTCCAGCCATCAGAATGTTGTCTAATTTTATGAGTACCTAAGTTTGTCATTGGTTCTATGGCAACTACCATTCCTTCTGCAAACTTTTTACCTCTACCTCTTTTTCCGTAGTTAGGCATTTCTGGATCTTCGTGCATTTCTCTTCCTAAACCATGTCCTACTAGTTCTCTTACAACTCCATAGCCATGATCTTCAGAAAATTTTTGAATAGCATAACCTACATCACCAACTCTGTTACCTGCTTTAAATTCACGAATACCTACATATAAACTAGCTCTTGTTACATCTAGTAGTTTTCTTGTAGCCGGTTCAATCTCTCCAACGGCAAAAGTATAGGCATGATCTCCG is a genomic window containing:
- a CDS encoding class I SAM-dependent methyltransferase, with product MSIFKSILNTIPRPWLIKASYLVRPIIAFSLKGDKFTDPIDGKSFRKFLPYGYGKQRENALSPSTLSLERHRLMWLFLRDETDFFTSTKKLKTLHIAPEQCFLDIFRKQKNLTYTTSDLESPIADVKADICDLPFDDNSFDVVFCNHVLEHITDDTKAMQELFRVMKKGGFGIFQIPQDLSREKTFEDDSITDKKKRAEIFGQYDHVRVYGRDYFNKLRSIGFKVEEIDYTKKIAPEKLERFCLMKGEILPVCYKD
- a CDS encoding 3-ketoacyl-ACP reductase — encoded protein: MENLKNKKAIITGGGRGLGKATAIAFAKEGIEVAITGRNETVLKETVSELKAFGVNAIYEVFDVGVYEEVKTGIKNIIDALGTVDILVNNAGIAAFGSLNDMEVSKWTQIIQTNVMGMYHVTKEVLPYLIDKNEGDIFNVASTAGLSGNATTSAYSASKFAVIGMSESLMKEVRKNNIRVCTLTPSTIASDMSIELGIANKDSEDSVLQPEDFAELIVAGLKLPRRAMLKGASLWSTNP
- a CDS encoding GxxExxY protein, encoding MKSELLHKQESYNIIGSCMEVHKELGKGFSEIIYGDALEIEFKRRGILYQREVKFQILYKGEKLSHYYFADFVIDNKIILEIKAIECLTNSHIKQTLNYLAASKIKLGLLVNFGEDSLTYKRVIL
- the map gene encoding type I methionyl aminopeptidase, coding for MIKIKTREEIELLRESALIVSKTLGMLAKEVKPGVSTLYLDKLAEDFIRSEGAVPGFLGLYDFPNSLCMSPNSQVVHGIPNKNPLIEGDIISIDCGAYKNGFHGDHAYTFAVGEIEPATRKLLDVTRASLYVGIREFKAGNRVGDVGYAIQKFSEDHGYGVVRELVGHGLGREMHEDPEMPNYGKRGRGKKFAEGMVVAIEPMTNLGTHKIRQHSDGWTITTLDNKPSAHFEHDVAIVNGKPELLSTFKYVHDVLGIVTDEEDEFRQ
- a CDS encoding FAD:protein FMN transferase, whose product is MLFIMVFFSCSKEDKTKDFTLKGYVFGTSYKITYLNGAKNYQKSIDSLFFLMNKSLSTYISSSDISRINRGDSTVVVDDLFLEVFMKSKRIYKETDGYFDPTVGNLVNAWGFGPKKEKINLTKDQVKEEMQYVGLDKVTIVDGKVKKQDAHIYLDFNSIAKGFGIDEVARFFNSKNISNYLIEIGGEIRAKGIKKENHPWVIKLVNPIKKDSIKGYRNINLSNKSMATSGNYRKFRVTKDGQKYVHTVNPKTGYAIESNLLSASVIASLDCADTDAYATSFMAMGLNKAKEFLNNHKNIDAILLYMDKNGVLKEYKTNAYW
- a CDS encoding OmpA family protein → MKKISFLLLTAIVVSSCVSKKEFVTLQTEHDKTKTELVNVKANLQKCLIENEKESTKAFSLSEQVKTLKEDKKGALKQVENLTVLTQSSSDNIKNVISQLSEKDKYINGVRKAMTQKDSLNLAIKYHLTKNLTNGIQDKDIEVNVEKTVVFISISDKLLFKSGSYNVNTSAYSVLEKIAKVINDQPEMEVMIEGHTDTTPIKRNLIQDNWDLSVLRATSITRVLQYKFGVVPARLIAAGRSQYIPLVPNNSSANKAKNRRTKIIIMPKLNQFFDLLEQDSDK
- a CDS encoding leucine-rich repeat domain-containing protein, giving the protein MIQFKKVATFLPLALIMLFMSCTENETSMDTPPSDTNVPEDNFIIQFKDNNLKKSIKEALTITKEDISYSDIKAIDSLDLVVCNDFDNDGDVTTLSGIENFTNLIHLKITNTCDIKLSVKDLTPLETLSKLESLELNYSSIDDLTPLIGLANLTTLKILRSEVADLSIIKGLKQLIDLDLEESLIEDFSDIKDLTNLTSLNLTSNDLKNNFDFLNTLTNLKKLNLTNCNISAINAVSSLKSVEEITLRLNDISDIKSFCNLEASFNGLINFSGNRMLDDADIDNLKSCLPKANILF